The following are from one region of the Ignavibacteriota bacterium genome:
- a CDS encoding T9SS type A sorting domain-containing protein, translated as MKSGICITIISVILLLCKTSVAQDTSDNEKIWSIVRMETVTQKENNQQSNWRPVPPVDMIYDFTSIITVGPNFRPKPGTNTTQSELSVDVHPSNNNKVFCSSNATDWPVTTLYGTGVYWTTNGGTNWTGYDNPPFGSNSGDPVSVIGSDGRLYENYINNAYGQSVAVSTNNGANWTTHTVAPNPGQLADKNHYMVDKKSGSPYLNRSYCVWTDFGGASDGEVNLRYSTNFGVNWSSSINISGTLTPLGSAFAQGANVQTGPNGEVYVTYAIYDANWTDGEDAIGFSKSTNGGTTWTHLRAYQNVNFGIRGYLSSKNDIRVSSFPSMSVDRSGGPNNGYIYITWAQRGVSPAGSDPDIVLIRSTNGGANWSVPIRVNNDPLNNGKDQYYPWCTVDQATGQLMLVFYDSRAVVNSQAEVFMARSENGGVSFENFKVSNQAHTPSPIPGLAGGYAGDYIGVAAYNNVAYPFWADNRTGNYQGWMSKVTFSEPVADPTNVSAAAINGSQINVSFTPNSNSNNVVIVSNLTGSFTTPSGPPPAIGQAFAGGTLIYNGITSPVNHTGLIQLTTYYYKAFSYDGSNYSTGIVTNATTLSALDFGVNILVFDNCMNQVPLEFGTAPGATDCYDVGLDVSAPPPPPAGAFDGRFLSCSEHWFTDIRATNTSSERIWSLLYTPASDCSPASISWNPAQLPAAGYFHLVDPINGNMVNVNMRTTNHYTDVIGLGHLQIKYNYQICNNYNIINGWNLLSLPIDVINHNYLSLFPTAISGTLYGYAGSYYTTENILNGMGYWLKFPSTQISQVCGTDRTESILSLNTGWNIIGGPNCNVPLSSVSDPGGIIVPGTLYGYTGSYVNASSIDITKGYWIKASGPGTITISCINVVMKENDELEKITENTKEFSQIEITDRENNTQRLYFNGKLTGGIGSESYSLPPVPPAGAFDARLEDDYRLTENEEAEIKIQAREYPVRIKITNLKNGVEYRLVEIVNGEEAGSHRVIDGEEIIINNESVNKLKIEKEGEIPEAYSLEQNYPNPFNPSTTIKFDLPEASEVTLTIYNTLGQKVDEIVNTTLEAGRYSYQWKATDIASGIYIYELRANKFISFKKMILIK; from the coding sequence ATGAAGAGTGGAATCTGCATCACAATAATTTCTGTTATTTTATTGTTATGCAAAACTTCGGTAGCGCAGGATACATCTGACAATGAAAAAATTTGGTCAATTGTCAGGATGGAAACTGTTACCCAAAAAGAAAATAATCAGCAAAGTAACTGGAGACCAGTTCCCCCTGTGGATATGATTTATGATTTCACATCAATCATTACTGTAGGACCAAACTTCAGACCGAAACCAGGTACAAATACCACTCAATCTGAGTTGAGTGTTGATGTTCATCCTTCAAATAATAACAAAGTATTTTGTTCTTCCAATGCTACAGATTGGCCTGTTACTACACTTTATGGTACAGGTGTTTACTGGACTACAAATGGTGGTACAAACTGGACCGGTTATGATAATCCGCCCTTCGGTTCTAATTCTGGTGATCCTGTCTCTGTAATTGGTTCTGATGGCAGATTGTACGAAAACTACATCAACAATGCCTATGGACAAAGTGTTGCTGTATCAACAAATAACGGCGCTAACTGGACTACACATACAGTTGCACCAAATCCCGGGCAGCTCGCAGATAAAAATCACTATATGGTCGATAAAAAATCTGGTAGTCCTTATCTAAATAGATCATATTGTGTGTGGACAGATTTTGGCGGAGCTTCTGATGGCGAAGTTAATTTACGATACTCAACTAATTTTGGTGTGAATTGGAGTTCTTCAATAAATATTTCAGGAACGCTCACGCCGCTTGGAAGTGCTTTTGCCCAAGGTGCTAATGTTCAAACAGGACCAAACGGGGAAGTATATGTTACTTATGCAATCTATGATGCAAATTGGACTGATGGAGAAGATGCGATAGGATTTTCAAAGTCAACTAATGGAGGTACTACGTGGACGCACCTTCGTGCATATCAAAATGTTAACTTTGGAATTAGAGGTTACTTGTCGAGTAAGAATGATATCAGAGTTTCTTCTTTTCCTTCAATGAGTGTTGACAGATCCGGCGGACCTAATAACGGATATATATATATTACATGGGCTCAGAGAGGAGTTTCACCTGCTGGGAGTGATCCCGATATTGTGCTGATCAGATCTACAAATGGTGGTGCAAATTGGTCGGTTCCAATTCGTGTTAATAACGATCCTCTTAATAATGGTAAAGATCAGTATTATCCATGGTGTACTGTTGATCAGGCAACCGGACAATTAATGCTTGTATTTTATGATAGTCGGGCTGTTGTTAATAGTCAGGCAGAAGTATTTATGGCCAGATCAGAAAATGGGGGAGTATCCTTTGAGAATTTCAAAGTCAGTAATCAGGCACATACTCCATCACCTATTCCAGGTTTAGCTGGTGGTTATGCAGGCGATTATATTGGTGTTGCGGCTTACAATAATGTCGCATACCCATTTTGGGCAGATAACAGAACGGGAAATTATCAAGGTTGGATGAGTAAAGTAACATTTAGCGAACCTGTTGCTGACCCAACAAACGTGTCAGCTGCTGCTATTAATGGTTCACAAATAAATGTATCATTCACACCAAACTCAAATAGCAACAACGTAGTTATCGTTTCGAATTTAACTGGATCATTTACTACTCCTTCAGGTCCTCCGCCAGCAATCGGTCAGGCTTTCGCTGGAGGAACATTAATATATAATGGTATAACTTCTCCTGTAAATCATACTGGTTTAATCCAGCTAACAACTTATTATTACAAAGCTTTTTCCTACGATGGATCAAACTATTCTACGGGCATAGTAACCAATGCTACAACGTTATCAGCACTTGACTTCGGAGTAAACATATTAGTATTTGATAATTGTATGAATCAGGTTCCATTGGAATTTGGGACAGCACCAGGCGCAACGGATTGTTATGACGTTGGATTAGATGTATCAGCACCGCCTCCTCCTCCGGCAGGAGCTTTCGACGGAAGATTTCTCAGTTGCAGCGAACATTGGTTCACAGATATCCGGGCAACAAATACATCCTCAGAAAGAATCTGGTCATTACTATACACACCAGCCAGTGACTGTTCACCAGCAAGCATAAGCTGGAATCCAGCACAGCTTCCGGCAGCAGGATATTTTCATCTGGTAGATCCGATAAACGGAAATATGGTAAACGTAAATATGAGAACAACAAATCATTATACAGACGTGATAGGTTTGGGTCATCTTCAGATAAAATACAACTACCAGATATGTAATAATTATAATATAATCAACGGATGGAATCTGTTGAGTCTTCCAATAGATGTAATTAACCACAACTATCTGTCATTGTTTCCAACGGCAATATCCGGGACTTTGTATGGATATGCGGGTTCATATTATACAACAGAGAATATATTGAATGGAATGGGTTATTGGTTGAAGTTTCCATCGACACAGATAAGTCAGGTATGTGGAACAGACAGAACGGAGAGTATATTAAGTCTGAACACAGGCTGGAATATAATAGGAGGACCGAACTGCAACGTGCCGTTGAGCAGTGTGAGTGATCCGGGAGGAATAATAGTACCGGGGACATTGTATGGATACACAGGGAGTTACGTAAATGCAAGTTCGATAGATATAACGAAAGGATACTGGATAAAGGCAAGCGGACCGGGGACGATAACAATAAGCTGCATCAATGTAGTGATGAAAGAAAATGATGAATTAGAAAAAATAACAGAAAACACAAAAGAATTCAGTCAGATAGAAATAACGGACAGAGAGAACAACACGCAGAGGTTGTACTTTAACGGAAAACTGACAGGTGGAATAGGAAGTGAAAGTTATAGTCTGCCTCCAGTACCGCCAGCAGGAGCGTTTGATGCAAGACTGGAAGACGATTACAGGTTAACAGAAAATGAAGAAGCAGAAATAAAGATACAGGCGAGAGAATATCCGGTAAGAATAAAAATTACAAACCTGAAGAATGGGGTAGAATATAGATTGGTAGAGATAGTGAATGGAGAGGAAGCAGGAAGTCACAGAGTAATAGATGGCGAAGAAATAATAATAAATAATGAATCAGTCAATAAGCTGAAGATAGAGAAAGAAGGAGAAATACCGGAAGCATATAGTTTAGAACAAAACTATCCGAATCCATTTAATCCATCCACGACAATAAAGTTTGATTTGCCTGAAGCATCGGAAGTAACTTTGACAATTTACAACACATTGGGACAGAAGGTAGATGAAATAGTAAACACAACATTGGAAGCAGGAAGATACAGCTACCAGTGGAAAGCAACTGACATTGCAAGCGGTATTTATATTTATGAATTAAGAGCGAACAAATTTATTTCATTTAAGAAAATGATATTAATTAAATAA
- a CDS encoding T9SS type A sorting domain-containing protein → MHKLFSILFLVIFYSTLNFGQATVTIPFSCTDGTNVYELRIGLDPTATNCIDPSLGESDLPPFPPPGVFDIRFDLSPYGCPALSVWYDFRNATVFPYSGSLEHMLWWQVTTPGVSAINITYNLPPDQSMTIVDNITGTLLNLGPFFGSGVAVIPASYTSFGTKAKLTITYVNIPVELTSFTGNVIQDGVMLNWSTATELNNQGFEIERSTAQQSWQKIGYVPGFGTTTEPKSYSFLDENVSNGTYTYRLRQIDFDGSANYSPEVMVEVDMTPSDFGLSQNYPNPFNPSTTIQFQVPKASDVSIVVYDMLGKEVKSLFASQVQPGKYSVEWNGTNNAGMKVTSGMYIYRMTAGDFINVKEMVLLK, encoded by the coding sequence ATGCACAAACTCTTTTCAATTTTGTTTTTAGTAATATTTTATTCAACTTTAAATTTCGGTCAAGCTACCGTTACCATTCCATTCTCATGTACTGATGGAACAAACGTATATGAGCTTCGTATTGGTTTGGACCCTACTGCAACTAACTGTATCGATCCATCATTAGGTGAAAGTGATCTTCCACCATTTCCTCCGCCGGGAGTTTTTGATATCAGATTTGATTTATCACCTTACGGATGCCCTGCTTTATCAGTCTGGTATGATTTCAGAAATGCAACTGTATTTCCGTACTCCGGTTCTCTGGAACATATGCTTTGGTGGCAGGTAACCACACCTGGTGTTTCAGCTATTAATATAACTTATAATCTTCCACCTGATCAATCAATGACGATTGTAGATAATATCACAGGGACGTTATTGAATCTCGGTCCTTTTTTTGGAAGTGGAGTAGCAGTTATTCCTGCTAGTTATACTTCTTTCGGTACAAAAGCAAAGCTAACCATAACTTATGTTAACATTCCAGTTGAACTTACATCGTTTACCGGTAATGTTATACAGGATGGTGTTATGTTAAACTGGTCAACTGCTACTGAGTTAAATAATCAGGGATTTGAAATTGAAAGATCAACTGCTCAGCAAAGCTGGCAAAAAATAGGTTATGTTCCTGGATTTGGAACAACAACAGAACCAAAATCATATTCATTTCTTGATGAAAATGTTTCTAACGGAACATACACGTACAGATTGAGACAAATTGATTTTGATGGATCAGCAAACTATTCACCTGAAGTTATGGTTGAAGTTGATATGACTCCAAGTGATTTTGGATTATCCCAGAATTATCCGAATCCATTTAACCCATCAACTACTATTCAATTCCAGGTTCCGAAAGCAAGTGATGTATCTATTGTAGTTTATGATATGCTTGGTAAAGAAGTAAAATCATTATTTGCATCTCAGGTTCAGCCCGGAAAATATTCAGTTGAGTGGAATGGAACTAACAATGCTGGTATGAAAGTAACATCAGGAATGTATATATACAGAATGACAGCCGGTGATTTTATAAATGTCAAGGAAATGGTACTCTTAAAGTAA